The Triticum dicoccoides isolate Atlit2015 ecotype Zavitan chromosome 6A, WEW_v2.0, whole genome shotgun sequence genome has a window encoding:
- the LOC119317663 gene encoding probable glucosamine 6-phosphate N-acetyltransferase 2, whose product MASASPEPAATETGDSVKIRRLEIADRERGFLPLLSQLSSCPDLTESEFAACFADLAALGDDHVILVAEDPAAAPERRILSTGCLFVERKFLRGGGKVGHVEDVVVDAAARGRGLGLRVVRRLVEMAKDAGCYKVILDCTPELRAYYAKCGFVEKGVQMAVYF is encoded by the coding sequence ATGGCATCCGCCTCGCCGGAACCCGCAGCGACCGAGACCGGCGACTCCGTCAAAATCCGCCGCCTAGAGATCGCCGACCGCGAGAGGGGCTTCCTACCCCTCCTCTCCCAGCTCTCCTCCTGCCCGGACCTCACCGAGTCCGAGTTCGCCGCGTGCTTCGCCGACCTCGCGGCCCTCGGCGACGACCACGTCATCCTCGTGGCCGAGGACCCCGCCGCGGCTCCGGAGCGGCGGATCCTCTCCACGGGGTGCCTCTTCGTGGAGCGCAAGTTCCTCCGCGGCGGCGGCAAGGTGGGGCACGTGGAGGACGTGGTggtcgacgccgccgcgcgcggccGGGGGCTCGGGCTCCGCGTCGTGCGCCGCCTCGTGGAGATGGCGAAGGACGCCGGCTGCTACAAGGTCATCCTGGACTGCACCCCGGAGCTGCGCGCCTACTACGCCAAATGCGGCTTCGTGGAGAAGGGGGTTCAGATGGCCGTGTACTTCTGA